In the Streptomyces sp. 3214.6 genome, TGTGCCCCTGCCACCAGTCCACCTTCGACCTCTCCGACGGTGCCCGAGTGATCTTCGGCCCCGCCGGTCACGCCCTGCCGCAGCTGCGCATCGGTGTGAACGACGAGGGCTACCTCGAGGCGCTCGGCGACTTCGAAGAGCCCGTCGGTCCTGCTTTCTGGGAGCGCGGATGAGCACCACAGAGTCCACTGAGACCCGCGAACGCGGGAAGGCTCCGGCCGGCGAGCGCATCGCCGACTGGGCCGACGGCCGGCTCGGGATCTACTCCCTGGCCAAGGCCAACATGCGCAAGATCTTCCCCGACCACTGGTCGTTCATGTTGGGCGAAGTGTGCATGTACAGCTTCATCATCATCATCCTGACGGGTGTGTATCTGACGCTGTTCTTCCACCCGTCGATGAACGAGGTGGAGTACCACGGCTCTTACGTCCCGCTCCAGGGACAGCTGATGTCCGAGGCGTTCAGCTCGACCCTGCACATCTCCTTCGACGTGCGCGGCGGTCTGCTCATCCGGCAGATCCACCACTGGGCGGCGCTGATCTTCCTCGCCGGCATGTTCGTGCACATGATGCGCGTGTTCTTCACGGGTGCGTTCCGCAAGCCGCGTGAGGTCAACTGGCTGTTCGGCTTCCTGCTGTTCGTCCTGGGCATGTTCACCGGCTTCACCGGTTACTCGCTCCCGGACGACCTGCTCTCCGGCACCGGTGTCCGCTTCACCCAGGGCGCCATCCTGTCGATGCCGATCGTCGGCACGTACATCTCGATGTTCCTGTTCGGCGGCGAGTTCCCCGGTCACGACTTCGTGGGGCGGTTCTACTCGATCCACATCCTGCTGCTGCCCGGCATCATGCTGGGCCTGATGGTGGGCCACCTGATCCTGGTCTTCTACCACAAGCACACGCAGTTCGCGGGCCCCGGCAAGAGCAACAAGAACGTCGTGGGCATGCCGCTGCTGCCGGTGTACATGGCCAAGGCCGGAGGCTTCTTCTTCCTGGTCTTCGGTGTCATCGCGGCCATCGCGGCGATCGCGCAGATCAACCCGATCTGGGGCATGGGCCCCTACCGTCCGGACCAGGTGTCGACCGGCGCCCAGCCCGACTGGTACATGGGCTTCGCCGAGGGTCTGATCCGCTTCATGCCGGGCTGGGAGATCAACCTCTGGGGTCACACGCTCGTCCTGGGCGTGTTCATCCCGCTGGTCATCTTCGGTGTGGTCCTCGCCGCGATGGCGGCCTACCCGTTCATCGAGTCCTGGATCACCGGCGACAAGCGCGAGCACCACATCCTGGACCGCCCGCGCAACGCGCCGACCCGTACGGCGCTGGGCGTCGCCTGGGTCACGATGTACATGATCACGCTGGTCGGCGGTGGCAACGACCTGTGGGCCACCCACTTCCACCTGTCGATCAACTCGATCACCTGGTTCGTCCGGATCTTCTTCTTCGTCGGACCGGTCATCGCGTACATCCTCACCAAGCGGATCTGCCTCGGCCTGCAGCGTCGCGATCACGACAAGGTGCTGCACGGTCGCGAGACCGGCACCATCAAGCGGCTGCCGCACGGTGAGTTCATCGAGATCCACGAGCCGCTCAGCCAGGAGCAGCTGCACACCCTCACCGCGCACGAGCAGTACGCGCCGGCCGCGATCGGCGCGACCGTCGACGAGAACGGCGTCGAGCGCAAGGTGAAGGGCTCGGAGAAGCTCCGCGCCAAGATCAGCAACGCGTACTTCGGCGAGGACCAGCAGATCCCGAAGCCCACTGTCGAGGAGTACAAGGAGATCACGAGCGGCCACGGCCACCACTGATCCCAGGCGTCGCCACGCCGCCCCAAAGGGCCCCGTCCGGTCTTCGGACGGGGCCCTTTGCCGTGCCCACGGGCTGGATAGGGTGGGGTTCACACGGGTCCGGACGACCCACGACGACGGACGACGACACGCACAGGAGCGGCTATGAGCGCTGTGACCCCCGCTGGAGGCGACACCGCGGCGGACCGTTCCTGGCCCGGGCTGCTGAACGGCCTGCTGGACGGCCGTGACCTCAGCGCCGACGACACCGCCTGGGCGATGGACCTGATCATGCGCGGCGAGGCGACCGACGCGCAGATCGCGGGCTTCGCGGTGGCCCTCAGGGCCAAGGGCGAGACGGTCGAGGAGATCACCGGTCTGGTCCGGACGATGTACGAGCACGCCAATGTGATCGAGGTGCCCGGCCGGACCGTGGACATCGTCGGCACGGGCGGTGACGGCGCCAAGACGGTCAACATCTCCACGATGTCGTCGATCGTCATCGCCGGCACCGGCGCGAAGGTCGTCAAGCACGGCAACCGGGCCGCGTCCTCCGCGTCCGGCGCCTCGGACGTGCTGGAGAAGCTGGGCGTCAATCTGGAGCTGACGCCGAAGCGGGTGGCGGAGGTCGCCGAGGAAGCCGGCATCACCTTCTGCTTCGCCATCAAGTTCCATCCGGCGCTGCGTCATGTGGCCGCCGCGCGCGGCCAGTTGGGCATTCGCACCACCTTCAACGCGCTCGGTCCGCTGACCAACCCGGCCAAGGTGAAGGCCCAGGCGGTGGGCGTCGCCGACCCGCGCCTGGCACCGCTCATCGCTGGTGTCCTGGCCGAGCGCGGCAACTCCTCTCTCGTCTTCCGCGGCGACGACGGCTTCGACGAGTTGACGACCACCTCCACCTCCCGGGTGTGGATCGTCCGCGACGGCAAGGTCACCGAGGAGTCGTTCGACCCCCGGGACGTCGGCATCGAGCTGGTGCCGGTGGAGGCATTGCGGGGCGCCGACCCGTCGTACAACGCGGAGGTGGCGCTGCGTCTGCTGGACGGCGAGACGGGCCCGGTCCGTGACGCCGTGCTCCTGAACTCGGCGGCGGCCCTTGTGGCCCTCGACCCGGGGGCCGGGACGCTGGCCGAGCAGCTCCGGGCCGGTATGGCGAAGGCCGCCGAGTCGATCGACTCCGGGTCGGCCAAGCGGGCGCTGGAGCGCTGGGTGGCGGCCAGCAACAAGTAGCCGACAGCGGCCGCGGTCCCGTAATCCGGACACGAGTTGCGGGACCGCGATCACTTCACGTACGTTCCTTGGCAGGTCATGAGTGACAGTCATGAGGCCCCGGCCGACTGTCCGGCAACCCTCCGTCCGTGGCGGGGTGCCCCGGGTGAAGACCAGGCCGTAGGCAGCGAGGTCTACGGCAAGCGCGGGCCCCTCTCGAAACCAGGGGTCCTGGTCGTTCGAGGGAGTCTTCCGTGAGCAAGCGAATGCGATAGGGCTGCCGAGCCCCGCCTCCGCGCACCCTTCTTCCCATCTCCGCGTGCGTCTCTTCCGCATGCCCCCTCACGGGAGTTCCCCATGTCTGTCTCCACCGCTGCCGCCCTTCAGGCCATTTGTGCCCCGCTGCCCGTTCTGGGCCGGGATGTCACCGTCCCGCTCGTCACCGGCGGCGAGGTCACCTACGCGGCGCTCGACTACGCGGCCAGCGCCCCCGCCCTCCAGCGCGTCTGGGACGACGTGGCGGCCTACGCCCCCTACTACGGCAGCGTCCACCGCGGCGCCGGCTACCTCTCCCAGCTCTCCACCGACCTCTTCGAGAACGCCCGCAGGACGGTCGCCGAGTTCCTCGACTGCCGCGCCGACGACCAGCTGATCTTCACCCGGTCGACGACGGACTCCCTCAACCTGCTGGCGCAGGCGCTCCCGGCCGACTGCCAGGTCTTCGTCTTCGAGACCGAGCACCACGCCTCGCTGCTGCCCTGGCAGGACGCCCGGGTCACCTACCTGGACGCCCCCCGCACCCCCCGCCAGGCCGTCGAGACCCTGGAGCGCGCCCTCGCCGACCGCACCGTGTCCATTGAAGGGGGGCACGGTCCGGCCCTGGTGTGCGTCACCGGCGCCTCGAACGTCACCGGCGAGCTGTGGCCCGTCCGTGAGCTCGCGGCGACGGCCCACGCCCATGGCGCCCGCATCGTCCTGGACGCCGCCCAGCTGGCCCCGCACCACCCGGTGTCGGTGCAGGACCTCGACGTCGACTGGGTCGCCTTCTCCGGCCACAAGCTGTACGCGCCCTTCGGCTCCGGCGTCCTCGCCGGCCGTGCCGACTGGCTCCTCGCGGCCGACCCGTACCTCGCCGGCGGCGGCGCCAGCCGCAAGGTCACCCGGCGCGAGGACGGGGGAGTGGACGTGCAGTGGCACGAGAGCGCCGCCCGCCACGAGGCCGGCTCCCCGAACGTGATCGGCGCCTACGCCATCGCCTCGGCCTGCACGGCGCTGACGGAGGCCGGCTTCGACACGCTGGTGGCCCGCGAGCAGTACCTCATCGAGAAGGTGCGGACGGGGCTGGCCGAGGTGCCGGAGGTCCGGATCCTCTCCCTCTTCGGCGACGACGCCCCGCGGGTCGGCGTGATCTCCTTCGTCGTCGAGGGCTGGAACAGCTCCCACTTCGCCGCCGCCCTCTCCGCCGAGTACGGCATCGGCGTCCGCGACGGCCTCTTCTGCGCCCACCCGCTGCTCCGCACCCTGCTGGGCAGCGACCCGCAGAGCCAGGGCGAGTGCGGCGCCCCCGAGGCGGCCCCCGGCGAGAAGTCCCTCAACGCGATCCGGGTGAGCTTCGGCGCCGGCACCCCCGACGAGCACGTGGAGCGGTTCGTCGACGCGGTGCGGGAGCTGGTGGCCGACGGCGCACGGTGGCAGTACCGCACGCAGGACGGCCGCTGCGTCCCGGCCGTCTAGGAGTCCAGGCCGATCGCGAACGCCGCCTCCAGGTCGTGCTGCGAGTAGGTGCGGAAGGCGACGTGCGTGTCCGTCGCCTCCACTCCGGGGATCTTGCTGATGCTGCCCGGGATGACGTCCGCCAGGTCCTCGTGCTGCTTCACCCGCACCATGGCGATCAGGTCGTAGGTCCCGGTGACGGAGAAGACCTCGCTCACGGAATCCAGCGAGGCGATCCGCTCGGCGATCTCGGGGATCCGGTCCACGCTGGTCTTGATGAGGACGATCGCGGTGATCACGGCTGGTTCTCTCCCTAGGGGGGCCGGAGCTGGGCGGGCTTCACTCTATGACGTGAGGGGTGGCTCACCAAAGGGAGAGTCGTGGGCCCGGCCGACGTCAGCGGGCCGGATCCGTCAGCGGGCCAGATCCGTCAGCGATCCGCGCAGCGTTTCGCGCAGTCGCCGCATCTGCTCGGGGGCGTAGGTCCAGCTGTCGTACTCGTTCTGCACGAGCAACCGGCCGCCGAAGCTGGCGACGCCGATCTTGGGAGGCATGCCCGGCGCGTTGGCCGTTCCGCCGAAGCGGAGCAGCTCCACGTCCTCGGGGACGGGGTGCGCGGGGATCCGGCCGACGTTGGAGATCCCGTAGCTGACGACCGGGACGGGCACCGCGACGCCCCGGGCGCCGGCCCTGAGCGCGGCCAGCAGGAAGCGCTCGGGGTCGCGCCGGGCCAGCGCGCCGGCGACCTGGTCGGAGACCTCCCGGCCCACGCTCTCCGGCCGGTCGTCGTGGCCGACGGCCAGCGTGGTCTGCAGGCCGGTGATGCAGTTGAGCACGGTGCTCAGGGGCAGCTCGGGCGTCAGCCGGGTGCGCAGGTCCACACCGTGACCGCAGGTCATCGTCAACGGGCCCTGCTCGGGCGCGAGTTGTGCGCGGACGGCGGTCAGGACCAGCCCCGTGACGAGGCTGTTGACGGTCACCTGGCGGGTCCGGGCGGCGGCCACCACGGCGTCGGTGGTCTGCACGCCGAACTCCAGCCGGTCGACCACGAAGCGGCGCGTCGCGGCCGGCCGGTCGGGGCGCCCCACACCCTCGGTGGGCAGGACCGCGGGCTTGGTCTCGGCCGCCGCGCCCTGCGCGATCGCGTCGACCACGGCGTCGACCTCCGCGTCCGGCAGGGCGCCCGCCAGCCGGGTGTCGATCGCCTCGGGCAGTTCCTCGCGTCGCTCGACGGACGGGCTCGCGCCGGCCGCCAGGGCGGTGTAGTGCTGCCAGAACTCGTCGAGCAGGGCGAACGCCGAACGGCCGTCGGCCACCCCGTGGTGGACGCCCAGCACCACCTGGGAGCGCTCGCCGTCGGTGAGCAGCCAGGCGTGCAGCAGGCTCTCGGTCCAGTCGGGCCGCGTGTTGATCAGTTCGGCGTAGGTGTCCTCGATGCCGTCGAGCAGGGTGAGCGGCGGCTCGACCCGGTCGCGGACCCGCAGCAGCAGGCCCGCCTCGCCGGCCGCCACCTCGCAGCGCAGGATCGGATGGCGCTCAGTCAGCAGGCACAGCGCCCGCCGCATCAGCGCCGGGTCGAGCCGGCCGCGTACCAGGGACTCCACGAACGCCGGCATGTCGTACAGGGGGAGGCCCGCCGCTCCCAGGTCCAGGAAGTAGATGCTCTCGAAGGGCGATATGGGGCGCTGACGGGTCATGGTGCTTCAGGTCTCCGATCTCGGTGGACGAAGGGGCTTCTCCTGCCGGGCCGCCGCCCGGTCGGCGCCGCCGAGACGGTGCAGGGCGGCCTCGAACTGCTCCTGGTCGAGCGGTGGCGCGGGCAGGGGGTGGGCGGCCGCGGGGCGCAGACCGTCCAGCATCAGGGCCAGGTGGCGCCGCCAGGACCCGGGGGCGGCGGGCGTGGCCCGGCCCAGCGCGGCCAGCAGGAACAGCAGGTCCTCGACGGTGAGGTCGGGGCGGATCGTGCGCTGTTCCTGGCCGCGGCGCAGCAGCGTCTCCAGCGTGCGCCGGTTCTCCTCGCGCAGGGCGTCCAGGGTGGGCACGCCCCGGATGCCGGTGGTCATCAGATCACCGGCGCCACGGTCCGCGGCCAGCAGCGTGAAGACCCGGTCCAGGTAGGCGGTGAGGCCGCTCCAGGCGTCCGCCCGCTCCCGGGTCTCGCGGGCCGCGTCCAGGATCGGGGTCAGCGCGTCGTGGAAGACGGTCTCGATCAGTGCGGCGCGGTCGGTGAAGTGCCGGTAGAGCGTCGCGTTGCCGACCCCCGCCCGGCGGGCGATGTCGTCCAGCGGCGCGTCCACCCCGCGTTCGGCGTAGATCTCCCGGGCGGCGGCGATCAGCGTCTCACGGTTGCGGCGCGCGTCACTGCGCCGAGGTGTCCGCCGTTCGTCTCCGCCGTCCATGCGCGGCACCCTAACAGTGAAACCGGGGAGAGCTCCCCGTTTTGTTGCTATGGTCGCACCGTCCACCGGGGGAGCCCTCCCCGCTCAGCCGCACCAGCGAGTTCGAAGCGAGGAACACCGTTGTCCGTGACGGGATTCGAAGATCTGACAGCACTCGGCCGGCCTTTCGTCGACGATCCGTATCCGGTCTACGAGCGGATGCGCGCGCAGGGGCCGGTGCACCGGGTCCGCACCGCCGCGTCGGGGGAGTTCTGGCTGGTCGTGGGCCATGCGCAGGCGCGGTCGGCGCTGGCCGACGCGCGGCTCTCCAACGACATCAGGCACTCGGCCGGGTGGCAGGACGACGGCGGCAACTCGATCGGCCTGAACATGGTGCAGACGGATCCGCCGCAGCACACCCGCCTGCGGGGGCTCGTGGCGAAGGAGTTCACCTCCCGGCGCATCGAGGCGCTGCGTCCGAAGATCCAGCGGATCGCGGACGAACTGGTGGACGCCATGCTGCCGTTGGGCCGCGCGGACCTGGTCGAGTCGTTCGCGCTGCCGTTGCCGCTGGCCGTGATCTGCGAACTGCTCGGCGTGCCGGCGAGCGACCGCAAGACCTTCCACGACTGGTATCTGGAGAGCACCGACTTCACCCGGCCCGAGGTCGCCGCCGCCGCGGCCCAGGCCATGGCGGGGTACCTCGCCGAGCTCATCGCGGCCAAACGGCGCGAGCCCGGCGAGGACCTGTTGAGCGCGCTGGCCGGCCGCCTGGGCGAGGAGGACGGCCTCACGCCCGAGGAGATGCTGGGCATGGCCTTCGTGCTGCTGGTCGCAGGCTACGAGACCGCGGCCAACCTGCTGTCCAGCGGAACGCTCGCCCTGCTGCGCCACCCCGATCAGCTGGCGGCGCTGCGCGGCGACTGGTCGCTGTTGGAGAACGCCGTGGAGGAGATGCTCCGCTACGAGGGGCCGGTGGAGACCACGGCGTTCCGCTACGCCAAGGAGCCCGTGCAGATCGACGGCACGGTGATCGGCGCGGGCGATTCCGTGGCCGTCGTGCTGGCCGCCGCGTCCCGTGACCCGAAGCGGTTCGCCGAGCCCGACCGGTTCGACATCCGCCGCGACACCCGCGGGCACACCGCCTTCGGCTACGGCATCCACCACTGCCTGGGCGCCCCGCTGGCCCGCATGCAGGGCGCGATCGCCTTCCGCACCCTGCTGGAACGCTGCCCCGGCCTGGCCCTGGACACGGACCCCGCCGACCTGCGGTGGCGCCCCAGCCTGATGCTCCGCGGCCTGCACGCGCTCCCCGTCACCTTCCGCTAGTGACCTGAGTCGGAGCTGGCCCACCCGCGCTTTCATCTGCACTTCACACCGACGAGCTCGTCCTGGCTGAACTTCCTGCACACCTACAACCACCACCGCTGCCACACCGCACTCCGCGGCCAGCCACCCATCAGCCGTGTGAACAACGCTGCGGCTCAATACACCTAGCGCGGTTCGGGCGTCATCGGCAGCGGCCCGGCCGTCAGGCTCATCTCGGCCCGGGGCGTGACGGTGGCGCCCGGCACGGGCCGCAGACGCCAGCGGGAGGCGAGGGCGGCCAGCGCGAGCGTCGCCTCCGTCATCCCGAAGACGTCGCCGATGCACTTGCGGCTGCCCGCCCCGAACGGCAGATACGAGCCACGGGTGACGTCTTTGGCGCGCTCGGGCAGCCACCGGTCCGGGTCGAAGGCCTCCGGGCGCGGGAAGAACTCCGGGATGCGGTGGATGACGTAGGGGCTGATCAGGATGTCCGTCCCGGCCGGCAGCCGGTGGCCGGCCAGTTCGGTGGGCTGGGTGGTCATCCTGGTGTACATCCAGGCCGGTGGGTACAGGCGCAGGGTCTCGGTGAAGATCCGCTGGGTGTGGGCGAGCCTCGGCACGTCGGCGTACGTCGGCGGCCGCCCGCCCAGCACTTCGTCGACCTCGGCGTGCAGTCGCGCCTCCGCCTCGGGATGGGCGGCCAGCAGATGCCAGGCCCAGGTCAGGGCGCTCGCGGTGGTCTCCACGCCGGCCAGCAGCAGGGTCATGACCTGGTCGTGGACCTCCCGGTCGGTCAGCGCGCCGCCGTCCTCGTCGTCCCGCGCGGCCAGCAGCGCCGACAGCAGGTCGCCGCGGTCCTCGCCGGAGCGCCGGTAGTCCCCGACGATGCCGTCGATGAGGGTGTGCAGCCGGCCGAGGGCGGCGTCGAACTCACGGTTGGCGGCCAGCGGCAGCCTGGCGATCAGACCGGTGGGATCGAGCGCCCGGCGGAACGCGCCGCGCACCATGACGGGCAGACTGCGCTGGATCTCCGCGACGGAGTGCGGCGCCATCTCCGTCGAGAACAGCGCGCGTGCCGTCACCCGCGCGGTCAGCGCCTGCATCGCGTCACCGACGTCGACCGGCCGGCCCGGCCGCCAGGTCTCCGCGTGCGCGGCGCACTCCTCGCGCATCACCTCGGCGTACGTCGCGATGCGCGTGGCGTGGAAGGCCGGCTGGACCATCCGCCGCTGTCTGCGGTGGTCGGCCCAGTCGGAGGTGATCAGCCCGTTGCCGAGGATGGGGCGGGCCTTCTCCTTCACCGGGCCCCCGGTGTCGTAGACCCGCGCGTTCAGCAGCACGTCCTGCACCAGCTCCGGATGGCAGGGCAGATAGGTGAGCCGGGTGCCCAGCCGCAGCTCGACCAGGTCGCCCAGGGCGGGCAGCGACGAGAGGTACTCCAGCGGGCGGCGCGCCAGGTGCAGTGCGTGGCCCGCCAACGGAAGCCGGCCCGGCGCCTTGGCGATCCGCCACCTGCGCCTGACCGGGTCGGATTGGGTCTTCATGCCGGATGCGCCCCCTGAGACGGTACGGACGGAGAGACAGGAGATACAGGAGAGACAGGAGAGATGGGAGAGCCGGGACGGGGAGAAGAAGGGGAGAGGCGGGTCAGCGGCGTTCCAGGACCATGGGCAGCGGGCCCGCCTCCAGGGTGGCCTTCGGCTCGGGGCGCAGCCGGCTGCCGGGGGTCGGCCGCAGCCGCCAGCGCGCGGCGACGGTCGCGACGATCAGCGCCGTCTCGGTGAGCGCGAGGACGTCCCCGATGCACTTGTGGCTGCCCGCGCCGAACGGCAGCAGCGCCCCGCGCGGCACCTGGGTCGCCCGCTCGCCCTCCCAACGCCCCGGGTCGAAGGTCTCGGGGTCCGGGAAGAGCTCGGGATTGTGATGCAGGGCGTAGGCGCTGTACAGGATCATCGTCCGGGCGGGGATGGTCCGGCCGCCGAGTTCCACGTCCTCGGCCGCGACCCGCATCGCCATCCACGACGGCGGGTACAGGCGCAGCGCCTCGGTGATGACGTTGCGGGTGTACGGCAGCGCGGGCAGGTCGTCGTAGCCCGGTGTCCGGCCCTCCAGCGCGCCGTCCACCTCGGCGTGCACCCGCCGCTCCACCTCGGGGAGCGTGCCCATCAGGTGGAAGACGAACGCCAGGGTGGAGGCGGTGGTCTCGCTGCCGGCGACCAGGAAGGTGACGACCTGGTCCAGGATCTGGGCGTCGTCCAGCTTCTCCCCGGTCTCGGGGTGCTCCGCCCGCAGCAGGGTGGACAGCAGGTCGCCGTGGTCGGCGTCGGACCGGCGCCGCAGCGCGATCATGTCCGCCACGATCTGCCGCAGCCGCGTGTTGGCGTGGTCGTAGGCGCGGTTTCCCGGTGTGGGCAGCTTCTCCAGGACGCCCAGCGGGGCGACGGTTCGCCGGTAGATGCCGTGCGAGACCGTCCGCAGGCACTGCCGGGCCTCCTCGATGGTGTCCTCGTCGAGCCCGGTGGAGAACAGGGTGCGGGCGGCGACCCGCATCAGCAGGGCGTGCATGGCGTCGCCGATGTCCCGGGTCTCGCCGGCCCGCCAGCCGTCGGTGACAGTACGGGTGTCCGCGGCCACCGCCGTCGTATAGGCGGCGATCCTGGTGGTGTGGAACGCG is a window encoding:
- the qcrB gene encoding cytochrome bc1 complex cytochrome b subunit, with amino-acid sequence MSTTESTETRERGKAPAGERIADWADGRLGIYSLAKANMRKIFPDHWSFMLGEVCMYSFIIIILTGVYLTLFFHPSMNEVEYHGSYVPLQGQLMSEAFSSTLHISFDVRGGLLIRQIHHWAALIFLAGMFVHMMRVFFTGAFRKPREVNWLFGFLLFVLGMFTGFTGYSLPDDLLSGTGVRFTQGAILSMPIVGTYISMFLFGGEFPGHDFVGRFYSIHILLLPGIMLGLMVGHLILVFYHKHTQFAGPGKSNKNVVGMPLLPVYMAKAGGFFFLVFGVIAAIAAIAQINPIWGMGPYRPDQVSTGAQPDWYMGFAEGLIRFMPGWEINLWGHTLVLGVFIPLVIFGVVLAAMAAYPFIESWITGDKREHHILDRPRNAPTRTALGVAWVTMYMITLVGGGNDLWATHFHLSINSITWFVRIFFFVGPVIAYILTKRICLGLQRRDHDKVLHGRETGTIKRLPHGEFIEIHEPLSQEQLHTLTAHEQYAPAAIGATVDENGVERKVKGSEKLRAKISNAYFGEDQQIPKPTVEEYKEITSGHGHH
- the trpD gene encoding anthranilate phosphoribosyltransferase: MSAVTPAGGDTAADRSWPGLLNGLLDGRDLSADDTAWAMDLIMRGEATDAQIAGFAVALRAKGETVEEITGLVRTMYEHANVIEVPGRTVDIVGTGGDGAKTVNISTMSSIVIAGTGAKVVKHGNRAASSASGASDVLEKLGVNLELTPKRVAEVAEEAGITFCFAIKFHPALRHVAAARGQLGIRTTFNALGPLTNPAKVKAQAVGVADPRLAPLIAGVLAERGNSSLVFRGDDGFDELTTTSTSRVWIVRDGKVTEESFDPRDVGIELVPVEALRGADPSYNAEVALRLLDGETGPVRDAVLLNSAAALVALDPGAGTLAEQLRAGMAKAAESIDSGSAKRALERWVAASNK
- a CDS encoding aminotransferase class V-fold PLP-dependent enzyme codes for the protein MSVSTAAALQAICAPLPVLGRDVTVPLVTGGEVTYAALDYAASAPALQRVWDDVAAYAPYYGSVHRGAGYLSQLSTDLFENARRTVAEFLDCRADDQLIFTRSTTDSLNLLAQALPADCQVFVFETEHHASLLPWQDARVTYLDAPRTPRQAVETLERALADRTVSIEGGHGPALVCVTGASNVTGELWPVRELAATAHAHGARIVLDAAQLAPHHPVSVQDLDVDWVAFSGHKLYAPFGSGVLAGRADWLLAADPYLAGGGASRKVTRREDGGVDVQWHESAARHEAGSPNVIGAYAIASACTALTEAGFDTLVAREQYLIEKVRTGLAEVPEVRILSLFGDDAPRVGVISFVVEGWNSSHFAAALSAEYGIGVRDGLFCAHPLLRTLLGSDPQSQGECGAPEAAPGEKSLNAIRVSFGAGTPDEHVERFVDAVRELVADGARWQYRTQDGRCVPAV
- a CDS encoding Lrp/AsnC family transcriptional regulator, whose product is MITAIVLIKTSVDRIPEIAERIASLDSVSEVFSVTGTYDLIAMVRVKQHEDLADVIPGSISKIPGVEATDTHVAFRTYSQHDLEAAFAIGLDS
- a CDS encoding phthiocerol/phthiodiolone dimycocerosyl transferase family protein encodes the protein MTRQRPISPFESIYFLDLGAAGLPLYDMPAFVESLVRGRLDPALMRRALCLLTERHPILRCEVAAGEAGLLLRVRDRVEPPLTLLDGIEDTYAELINTRPDWTESLLHAWLLTDGERSQVVLGVHHGVADGRSAFALLDEFWQHYTALAAGASPSVERREELPEAIDTRLAGALPDAEVDAVVDAIAQGAAAETKPAVLPTEGVGRPDRPAATRRFVVDRLEFGVQTTDAVVAAARTRQVTVNSLVTGLVLTAVRAQLAPEQGPLTMTCGHGVDLRTRLTPELPLSTVLNCITGLQTTLAVGHDDRPESVGREVSDQVAGALARRDPERFLLAALRAGARGVAVPVPVVSYGISNVGRIPAHPVPEDVELLRFGGTANAPGMPPKIGVASFGGRLLVQNEYDSWTYAPEQMRRLRETLRGSLTDLAR
- a CDS encoding TetR/AcrR family transcriptional regulator; protein product: MDGGDERRTPRRSDARRNRETLIAAAREIYAERGVDAPLDDIARRAGVGNATLYRHFTDRAALIETVFHDALTPILDAARETRERADAWSGLTAYLDRVFTLLAADRGAGDLMTTGIRGVPTLDALREENRRTLETLLRRGQEQRTIRPDLTVEDLLFLLAALGRATPAAPGSWRRHLALMLDGLRPAAAHPLPAPPLDQEQFEAALHRLGGADRAAARQEKPLRPPRSET
- a CDS encoding cytochrome P450 family protein, whose translation is MTGFEDLTALGRPFVDDPYPVYERMRAQGPVHRVRTAASGEFWLVVGHAQARSALADARLSNDIRHSAGWQDDGGNSIGLNMVQTDPPQHTRLRGLVAKEFTSRRIEALRPKIQRIADELVDAMLPLGRADLVESFALPLPLAVICELLGVPASDRKTFHDWYLESTDFTRPEVAAAAAQAMAGYLAELIAAKRREPGEDLLSALAGRLGEEDGLTPEEMLGMAFVLLVAGYETAANLLSSGTLALLRHPDQLAALRGDWSLLENAVEEMLRYEGPVETTAFRYAKEPVQIDGTVIGAGDSVAVVLAAASRDPKRFAEPDRFDIRRDTRGHTAFGYGIHHCLGAPLARMQGAIAFRTLLERCPGLALDTDPADLRWRPSLMLRGLHALPVTFR
- a CDS encoding cytochrome P450; translation: MKTQSDPVRRRWRIAKAPGRLPLAGHALHLARRPLEYLSSLPALGDLVELRLGTRLTYLPCHPELVQDVLLNARVYDTGGPVKEKARPILGNGLITSDWADHRRQRRMVQPAFHATRIATYAEVMREECAAHAETWRPGRPVDVGDAMQALTARVTARALFSTEMAPHSVAEIQRSLPVMVRGAFRRALDPTGLIARLPLAANREFDAALGRLHTLIDGIVGDYRRSGEDRGDLLSALLAARDDEDGGALTDREVHDQVMTLLLAGVETTASALTWAWHLLAAHPEAEARLHAEVDEVLGGRPPTYADVPRLAHTQRIFTETLRLYPPAWMYTRMTTQPTELAGHRLPAGTDILISPYVIHRIPEFFPRPEAFDPDRWLPERAKDVTRGSYLPFGAGSRKCIGDVFGMTEATLALAALASRWRLRPVPGATVTPRAEMSLTAGPLPMTPEPR
- a CDS encoding cytochrome P450, which gives rise to MPTTPRSPSVERSWRIGVAPGAVPLLGHVPALWRRPLEFLASLPAHGDLVEVRLGPTRAYLAAHPELVRHVLLNPRVFDKGGVFDKARQLLGNSLSVSRGEEHRFQRRLIQPAFHTTRIAAYTTAVAADTRTVTDGWRAGETRDIGDAMHALLMRVAARTLFSTGLDEDTIEEARQCLRTVSHGIYRRTVAPLGVLEKLPTPGNRAYDHANTRLRQIVADMIALRRRSDADHGDLLSTLLRAEHPETGEKLDDAQILDQVVTFLVAGSETTASTLAFVFHLMGTLPEVERRVHAEVDGALEGRTPGYDDLPALPYTRNVITEALRLYPPSWMAMRVAAEDVELGGRTIPARTMILYSAYALHHNPELFPDPETFDPGRWEGERATQVPRGALLPFGAGSHKCIGDVLALTETALIVATVAARWRLRPTPGSRLRPEPKATLEAGPLPMVLERR